TCCCAGAGTTCCTTCTTCTGCGAAGCCGAAAACCTCGCTCCTCTTGTTCTTGCCATCTGCGACACCTCCTGGGTTATGAGCTAAAACAGAAGATGTTGCAGCGACCGGTTGAACCTACCCCGCATTCCGTTCAGTAGAGCGGGAGAGTGGAGAAAGACCACCGCACTTGGCCGGGCAGGAAGCGAGCCAACCGGAGTATCTCGGCCACCGGGCACAAAGCGTTCACTCGAATGTTTTCCGAGGCCAGTTCCAGTGCCATACAAGGTTCCCAGAGGGACCAGACCGGCACGATCGCCGCCGTGGCACCAGCACGCGCAGCTCGGCGCGATGCTGACTGCTGCCTTCTGACCCAATACGCGATTTCGCCCACAAATCCATGACCAGCCGCCCTGTCACCCTCGGGGAAGGGCCTTGGCGCGAGACACGCCCCAGTCGTCTCTCAGCGAGAGGAACCGCTTCGTCTCCGGATATTCCCGCGCGCTCGCTGTATAGTGTGGCGTTGCATCCAGAGGGGTATTCACTGTTGTGCGGTTGCTTCACCATGCCGCGGTGCCATTCACGAAGCGGCGACGAAAGGAACCTAATGCATACGGAAGCTCTTCTCTCGACGAGTTCGTTACGGCGAGCATGCATGCTGGGCATTGTGTTATCCGTGGCGATACTCGCCACCAATGCCGAGGCACTCCCCGAGCCGAAGGTGACGATCACGTATAGCTTGGAGACCATCGACGGCGGGGCTTACCGGCAGCAGATCTCTGGTACGCCCTTAGGACTTGGAGACGTCGAATACGTCGTCGATGTAGTGGACTCTGGAGACCCAAGCGTGGACGTCTTCGTGGACAATCCCCTCCTCGTCACCATCGAGTTCACCGCGGATTCGCCGGGCGGCAACATCGTCGATGGACCCGTGGAGCTCACGGATACGCACTTCGAGCGGGAGTTCGAGATCAATGCGTCGGGCCTATCACTCGTGCATACGACCATCAGTACCATGCTGTCGCGAAAGGGCACCGGCACCCTATCCGGCTCGACGATCACCTGGGATAACGTGGTGGGTGTGAACGCATACCAGGAATCGGTCATCGGCGAGTCGACCTGCACAGGCTTTGGTTGCGGCTTTGTGACGGATCCGTTTCCGAGAGACCTGGACGGAATCGACGACGTCCCTCTGCCGACCTTCACCGTGTTCACGAACACCAGCTTCGGAGACGCCTTCGCAAGCGATAACGGAACGCCGGGCGACCCCTCGGACGATATCGATCGACCCGATGCGGATGCTACGGTGAAGGACACCTGGCAAGGCGTGGAAGTTGTTCCCGAGCCCAGTCGCGAGATCCTCTTGCTTGCGGGTGTGCTCGGGCTCGCGGGGCTCAGTCGCCTGCGCGAGCGCGGCGGCGCTTCCGCCCTCTTCGCGAGCTGCCGCTAAGCGCTTCGAAGCTCGGAGCCCCGCGCGCGGTCGACATGGGAGCCCTGGAACGACGACTCCGCGTGGTGGGTGAGAGTGAGTCTTGATGTGGTGGAATGATCGCCGGCGCGGCCAGGCCTGGCTCCTCGTCGTCGCGGTCGCGTTCTTCCCGTTCGGAGCGAGAGCACAGGATGACGGTCTCGACGGTGGTCTCGGCGAATCCGAATTGGCAGACGTGCGTGCCGACGACGAGCCGCACGCGGGCATCGAAACGATCACGGTCACCGTACAGAAGCGCTCACAGAAACTGCAGGAGGTGCCCGCTGCGGCGTCGGCCATCTTGGGTCAACAGCTCGATGCCGCCGGCATCACGCAGCTACAGGATATCCAGGCCTTCGTTCCAAGCATGCATTACGGCCAGGAGCGGGGCGAGGCGAAGATCACGATCCGCGGCGTGTCGAATGCCCAGGGCACCGATCAGTCGACGGCGGTCCACATCGACGGCATCTATCAGAACCGCGCGAGATCGATCACGGCGCTCACCTTCTTCGATGTCGAACGCGTCGAGGTTCTCCGCGGACCCCAGGGCACCCTCTACGGTCGCAACGCCACGGGTGGCGCGATGAACATCATCTCGACTCCACCGAGCCCGAACTTCGAGGCTCTCGGCGACTTTCAGTTCGGCGACTACCACCAGACGATGGTCCGCGGCGTGTTGAATGTGCCGGTCGTCGAAGACCTCGCCGCTGTGCGTTTGAGCGGCTTCTGGGAGAACCGCGACGGCTACCAGGAGAACCTCTATATCACGGGCTCCGATCAGGACGCCGACGACGCCAGCGACTTCGGTATCCGCTCCCAGGTGCTGCTGACACCGGACGATTCGCTCGAAATGACGTTGCGCTTCAACTACGCGAGGAAGCTTGGCGTCGGCTACGCGCTGAAACGCGATGGGCCAGAGCCCGATTTCGTCGATTTTCCGTTCCTCCCGCCCCCCCTCAATGAGCAGGATATCTACGACGGAGCCACAGACAATCCCGAGAACGAGCGGCACGTCTACCTGGATGCAAAGGGCGACATCGACAACGAGATGATCAGCGGCAACGCCGACATCCAGTGGCAATTGCCTGAGATCCCCTTCTTCGGTGCGACGAAGCTGCGCGTACTGGGTTCATACACCGACTTCGACGACTACAGCGTCAACGATCAGGACTACTCCGACGTGCCGCTCGCGGTTGCCAATCAATGGTGGGCGGGCAACGAGTGGGTCGGTGAAATCGACTGGTCGTCCGACTACGGAGGAGATGGCGGCTGGCTCTTGGGGATCTTCCATCTCGGAACGACGGGCGACAACACCATCGATGCGCCCGCGACAATACCGCTCCTCAACAATGTAAATACGATTATCGATATCCCCGTACCCTTCCACCAGGACTTCGAATCGAGCGCCTATTCGATCGCGGGCTTCGTGAACGGCTGGTATCACATCACCGACAAGCTTCGGATCGAGGCTGGAGTCCGCTACAGCCACGATTGGAAGACGTCGGACCTCGTGAGTCCGATCATCTATCTCGTCGACGAATTTGGCGATCCGACGAGCTTCGCGCTCTTCGAAGCGATCGATGA
This region of Myxococcales bacterium genomic DNA includes:
- a CDS encoding TonB-dependent receptor — protein: MMWWNDRRRGQAWLLVVAVAFFPFGARAQDDGLDGGLGESELADVRADDEPHAGIETITVTVQKRSQKLQEVPAAASAILGQQLDAAGITQLQDIQAFVPSMHYGQERGEAKITIRGVSNAQGTDQSTAVHIDGIYQNRARSITALTFFDVERVEVLRGPQGTLYGRNATGGAMNIISTPPSPNFEALGDFQFGDYHQTMVRGVLNVPVVEDLAAVRLSGFWENRDGYQENLYITGSDQDADDASDFGIRSQVLLTPDDSLEMTLRFNYARKLGVGYALKRDGPEPDFVDFPFLPPPLNEQDIYDGATDNPENERHVYLDAKGDIDNEMISGNADIQWQLPEIPFFGATKLRVLGSYTDFDDYSVNDQDYSDVPLAVANQWWAGNEWVGEIDWSSDYGGDGGWLLGIFHLGTTGDNTIDAPATIPLLNNVNTIIDIPVPFHQDFESSAYSIAGFVNGWYHITDKLRIEAGVRYSHDWKTSDLVSPIIYLVDEFGDPTSFALFEAIDDHRSENWGEPTGSISLDYPITDESLVYGRFATGYKAGTLNNDIAPIGGEFGNDPDCDPDQGGDPDAPDCGDGIFSPEDADPENLYALEAGLKNKLFDNRLLLNVTAFIYWYNDLQVSQLFEAQNFVENAANARIFGIELESTWLPIDPLTLEAQFSFLDTLYTDYEGCLDAKDFSKQDCTGNQLSRAPRFSGSFTATYEFDLARFGSVTPFAQVYASDEVFFRPTNEPADTQDAYFLLNFRLMWRSEGSRLGLDLFIDNALDKDVATTKIVGSSLLGSPLVDAYDRPRTFGARASIAW